One region of Baekduia soli genomic DNA includes:
- a CDS encoding aminotransferase family protein, producing the protein MSTSAEAPAGRDTRLWHPFADMAAVRGAELVIARGEDVWVWDEEGRRYLDAFGSLWYANIGHGRAEIADAVAAQMRTLEAFTIFFDYANRPALDLADRLADLSPMPGTRVLLGAGGSEAIDSAVKLVRRYWTQVGEPGRTHIITREHAYHGVGGAGTSLSGIPANREGWGPLLSGTSQIDHADPEALEAEIARLGAGAVAAFFCEPVIGAGGVRPPAPGYLERVAEICAQHGVLYVSDEVICGFGRLGTWFGIERWGIVPDLIIFAKGVTSGYLPLGGVLVGERVARPFWEEPGTMVRHGFTFAGHPACCAAALANLDVIEREGLLARGAELEGLLAGALAPLAGHPAVTEVRSGTGAMAALDLAVTPEEPAPGPRLVAAVRAAGVITRATGPATVAVCPPLTATAEHVGLLREALDTGLATLPAAAPGAAAAGRP; encoded by the coding sequence ATGAGCACCTCCGCCGAGGCCCCCGCCGGGCGCGACACGCGCCTCTGGCACCCGTTCGCCGACATGGCCGCCGTCCGCGGCGCCGAGCTCGTCATCGCGCGCGGCGAGGACGTCTGGGTCTGGGACGAGGAGGGGCGGCGCTACCTCGACGCGTTCGGCAGCCTCTGGTACGCCAACATCGGCCACGGCCGCGCCGAGATCGCCGATGCCGTCGCCGCGCAGATGCGCACGCTCGAGGCGTTCACGATCTTCTTCGACTACGCCAACCGCCCGGCGCTCGACCTCGCCGACCGCCTCGCCGACCTCTCGCCCATGCCGGGCACGCGCGTCCTGCTGGGCGCGGGGGGCAGCGAGGCCATCGACTCCGCCGTCAAGCTCGTGCGCCGCTACTGGACGCAGGTCGGCGAGCCCGGGCGCACCCACATCATCACCCGCGAGCACGCCTATCACGGCGTCGGTGGCGCCGGGACCAGCCTGTCGGGCATCCCGGCCAACCGCGAGGGCTGGGGCCCGCTGCTGTCGGGCACCTCGCAGATCGACCACGCCGACCCCGAGGCGCTGGAGGCCGAGATCGCCCGCCTGGGCGCCGGCGCCGTCGCGGCCTTCTTCTGCGAGCCGGTCATCGGCGCCGGGGGCGTGCGGCCGCCCGCGCCGGGCTACCTCGAGCGTGTCGCCGAGATCTGCGCGCAGCACGGCGTGCTGTACGTCAGCGACGAGGTCATCTGCGGCTTCGGGCGGCTCGGGACGTGGTTCGGGATCGAGCGCTGGGGGATCGTCCCCGACCTCATCATCTTCGCCAAGGGCGTCACGAGCGGCTACCTGCCGCTCGGCGGCGTGCTGGTCGGCGAGCGCGTGGCGCGCCCGTTCTGGGAGGAGCCCGGGACCATGGTGCGCCACGGCTTCACGTTCGCCGGGCACCCGGCCTGCTGCGCGGCGGCGCTGGCCAACCTCGACGTCATCGAGCGCGAGGGCCTGCTCGCGCGCGGGGCCGAGCTCGAGGGTCTGCTGGCCGGCGCCCTGGCGCCGCTGGCCGGCCACCCGGCGGTCACCGAGGTCCGCAGCGGCACCGGCGCCATGGCGGCGCTGGACCTCGCCGTGACCCCCGAGGAGCCCGCCCCGGGCCCGCGGCTGGTCGCCGCCGTGCGGGCGGCCGGCGTCATCACGCGGGCCACCGGTCCGGCGACCGTCGCCGTCTGCCCGCCGCTGACCGCCACCGCCGAGCACGTCGGCCTGCTGCGCGAGGCGCTGGACACCGGCCTGGCCACGCTGCCGGCGGCGGCCCCGGGGGCCGCGGCCGCGGGACGGCCATGA
- a CDS encoding 2-keto-4-pentenoate hydratase translates to MDATDPRIAAGLQAQAGLRRQALDDGAQRLGWKAGFGTRAAKEGFGISGPIVGFITDRNLLADGAECSLDGWTKPHMEPEVAVRLGRDVAPGATREEALDAVEAVAPAIELIDLTFAPTDLEAVLSGNVFHRHVVLGAFTPVGGDIALGGVRLDVEGPGETSERAVDPSGNLGDLAEVVRHLAGLLPAADDALRAGDVVITGSVIAAVPVAAGDHTTVSAPGMGSVSLTLT, encoded by the coding sequence ATGGACGCCACGGATCCGCGGATCGCGGCGGGCCTGCAGGCCCAGGCCGGCCTGCGCCGCCAGGCGCTGGACGACGGCGCGCAGCGGCTGGGCTGGAAGGCCGGGTTCGGCACCCGGGCCGCCAAGGAGGGCTTCGGGATCTCCGGGCCCATCGTCGGCTTCATCACCGACCGCAACCTGCTCGCCGACGGCGCGGAGTGCTCGCTGGACGGCTGGACCAAGCCGCACATGGAGCCGGAGGTCGCGGTGCGGCTCGGCCGCGACGTCGCGCCCGGCGCCACGCGCGAGGAGGCGCTGGACGCCGTGGAGGCCGTCGCGCCCGCGATCGAGCTCATCGACCTCACGTTCGCCCCGACCGACCTGGAGGCCGTCCTGTCGGGCAACGTGTTCCACCGCCACGTCGTGCTCGGCGCGTTCACGCCCGTGGGCGGCGACATCGCGCTCGGCGGCGTGCGCCTGGACGTCGAGGGTCCCGGCGAGACCTCCGAGCGAGCCGTCGACCCGTCGGGCAACCTCGGCGACCTCGCCGAGGTCGTCCGCCACCTGGCCGGGCTGCTGCCCGCCGCGGATGACGCGTTGCGGGCCGGCGACGTCGTCATCACGGGGTCGGTCATCGCCGCCGTGCCCGTGGCCGCGGGCGACCACACGACGGTCAGCGCGCCGGGCATGGGCAGCGTGAGCCTCACGCTGACCTGA
- a CDS encoding hydantoinase/oxoprolinase family protein produces the protein MSAERDTAGVVAAIDIGGTFTDCVVISGDGSVAYGKALSSPADDFQSGFFGSIESAATQAGYSTDELYRKLTRLISHGSTVATNIVVEQKGARVGLLTTRGHEDTILMMRGLGRVTGEPPENILRVVETAKPDPIVPRELIRGVPERVDSTGNVVVALNDEVLERQVRELIDAGCEAIAICFLWSIQNPDHEQRAKAVVQRVAPDVFVSVSHELTTAVGEYERTVAAVIDAFVGPRTHHYLSKLDGRLEGLGFGSSLMLMQSHGGMVPLQHGTQHPVLTIGSGPVGGMVGTQRLAEDLGVRDIIATDMGGTSFDVGIVKDLEPETAAETVIGKYAYKIPAVEVLSIGAGGGSIAWIEPHSNTLRVGPQSASSNPGPACYGRGGEEPTVTDANLVLGYLDPKAVFGTSGDRQIHPDKDLAYAAVKRVADPLGLSVEDAALGIVEIINAKMANALERVVVGRGFDPRDFAILSYGGSGPLHAAGYAHELGVDQVIVPGEVASVWSALGIGLSDIRYQRQRDAQLVSPFDPAELEGMYAEMESSLAEQAAEHGAPELRRYARIRYEWQRNELEVAVPNALDQAGLDEALRTFESTYESRYGSAALLPEAALEIVALRVEAVLPSGTRASSHTPASAPSSNGHRASRVVHFVRGEPGQDTPIHDGRALALGDVVQGPAVIDLPTTGIVVPPGAQVAVSDGGNFIMTFNR, from the coding sequence GTGAGTGCAGAGCGCGACACCGCCGGGGTTGTGGCGGCGATCGACATCGGCGGGACGTTCACCGACTGTGTGGTCATCTCGGGCGACGGCAGCGTCGCCTACGGCAAGGCGCTGAGCTCGCCGGCCGACGACTTCCAGTCGGGGTTCTTCGGCAGCATCGAGTCCGCGGCGACCCAGGCGGGCTACTCGACCGATGAGCTGTACCGGAAGCTCACGCGCCTGATCTCGCACGGCTCGACCGTCGCGACGAACATCGTCGTGGAGCAGAAGGGCGCGCGCGTCGGCCTGCTCACGACCCGCGGCCACGAGGACACGATCCTCATGATGCGCGGCCTCGGCCGCGTCACCGGCGAACCGCCCGAGAACATCCTGCGCGTCGTCGAGACCGCCAAGCCCGACCCGATCGTCCCGCGCGAGCTCATCCGCGGCGTGCCGGAGCGGGTCGACTCGACCGGCAACGTCGTCGTCGCGCTGAACGACGAGGTGCTCGAGCGCCAGGTTCGCGAGCTCATCGACGCCGGCTGCGAGGCCATCGCCATCTGCTTCCTGTGGTCCATCCAGAACCCCGACCACGAGCAGCGCGCCAAGGCCGTCGTGCAGCGCGTCGCGCCCGACGTCTTCGTCTCGGTGTCCCACGAGCTCACGACGGCCGTCGGCGAGTACGAGCGCACCGTCGCCGCGGTCATCGACGCGTTCGTCGGCCCGCGCACCCACCACTACCTCTCCAAGCTCGACGGGCGCCTCGAGGGCCTGGGCTTCGGCTCGAGCCTGATGCTCATGCAGTCCCATGGCGGCATGGTCCCGCTGCAGCACGGCACGCAGCACCCGGTGCTCACGATCGGCTCCGGTCCGGTCGGCGGCATGGTCGGCACCCAGCGCCTGGCCGAGGACCTCGGCGTGCGCGACATCATCGCCACCGACATGGGCGGCACGAGCTTCGACGTCGGCATCGTCAAGGACCTCGAGCCCGAGACCGCGGCCGAGACCGTCATCGGCAAGTACGCCTACAAGATCCCGGCCGTCGAGGTGCTGTCCATCGGGGCCGGCGGCGGGTCCATCGCCTGGATCGAGCCCCACAGCAACACCCTGCGGGTCGGCCCCCAGAGCGCGAGCTCCAACCCCGGGCCCGCCTGCTACGGCCGCGGCGGCGAGGAGCCCACGGTCACCGACGCCAACCTCGTGCTCGGCTACCTCGACCCCAAGGCGGTGTTCGGCACCTCCGGCGACCGCCAGATCCACCCCGACAAGGACCTCGCCTACGCCGCGGTCAAGCGCGTCGCCGACCCGCTCGGCCTCTCCGTCGAGGACGCGGCACTCGGCATCGTCGAGATCATCAACGCGAAGATGGCCAACGCGCTGGAGCGCGTGGTGGTCGGCCGCGGGTTCGACCCGCGCGACTTCGCGATCCTGTCCTACGGCGGCTCGGGCCCTCTGCACGCAGCGGGCTACGCGCACGAGCTCGGCGTCGACCAGGTCATCGTGCCCGGCGAGGTGGCCTCCGTGTGGAGCGCGCTGGGCATCGGCCTGTCCGACATCCGCTACCAGCGCCAGCGCGACGCGCAGCTCGTCTCGCCGTTCGACCCCGCAGAGCTCGAGGGCATGTACGCCGAGATGGAGTCCTCGCTGGCCGAGCAGGCCGCCGAGCACGGCGCGCCCGAGCTGCGCCGCTACGCCCGCATCCGCTACGAGTGGCAGCGCAACGAGCTCGAGGTGGCGGTGCCCAACGCCCTGGACCAGGCCGGCCTCGACGAGGCGCTGCGGACGTTCGAGAGCACCTACGAGAGCCGCTACGGCTCGGCGGCGCTGCTGCCCGAGGCCGCGCTGGAGATCGTCGCCCTGCGCGTCGAGGCCGTGCTGCCCTCGGGCACCCGGGCCTCCTCGCACACGCCGGCCTCGGCGCCGTCGTCCAACGGGCACCGCGCTTCGCGCGTCGTGCACTTCGTGCGCGGCGAGCCGGGCCAGGACACGCCGATCCACGACGGCCGCGCCCTCGCGCTCGGCGACGTGGTGCAGGGTCCGGCCGTCATCGACCTGCCCACGACGGGCATCGTCGTGCCCCCGGGCGCGCAGGTCGCCGTCTCCGACGGCGGCAACTTCATCATGACCTTCAACCGCTAG
- a CDS encoding right-handed parallel beta-helix repeat-containing protein, with product MLVHRWLSLPIAALCAVVLGVPAASAGTPPVVWWVQAGATPGGDGSAQHPFATLADVEAASAPGSTIQVLPSALALDGGIALKPGQTLAAAPGGIQPRMAGDAPTITNSTAGHLDGAAVVVADHTVVRGLRIDGAYGPGIRGRDVNDVEIDGNLITGFDQGQRVAAVGWLGLQFAEAGIDIRAAGSTRSVLDIHDNEIAAADGNGTIFRTSGSATMNARLGRNSIHDLGLASVLPQGNFGFVEAIFFDSSDTSSLKLRVDGLSVDDIGSGTTSNADAIFSTLDGISQQRVDIRNYTFRDSSGVGGPRASGGEFVTGIPTATSGSRFSLRVADSDIRDAQAEGLQIDDFSKGGDVTIKILDTVISHVGLSQTPDPAEHPLGRADCLEITPRNPASGSDYAVTLDGDRFDGCTGNGVQVWNGPATLSDVVAAAVDDLSIDVRDTVLAGNGGAGLLVDDVGTIGDLALRAARTTVTGNATGLALLDAAPGATAASTIDLGGGDLGSRGRNRIFGNGLDVRAAGSFAIAATRNWWGDPAGPAPGQLALDGGATLATDPPLDQDPQP from the coding sequence ATGCTTGTTCATCGCTGGCTGTCGCTGCCCATCGCCGCCCTCTGCGCTGTGGTGCTGGGCGTTCCCGCCGCCTCCGCGGGCACGCCGCCGGTCGTGTGGTGGGTCCAGGCGGGCGCCACGCCCGGCGGCGACGGCAGCGCGCAGCACCCGTTCGCGACGCTGGCCGACGTCGAGGCCGCCTCGGCCCCGGGGTCCACGATCCAGGTCCTGCCTTCGGCGCTCGCGCTGGACGGCGGGATCGCGCTCAAGCCCGGGCAGACCCTCGCCGCGGCCCCGGGCGGGATCCAGCCGCGCATGGCGGGCGACGCCCCCACGATCACCAACTCGACGGCCGGTCACCTGGACGGCGCCGCCGTCGTCGTCGCCGACCACACCGTCGTGCGCGGCCTGCGCATCGACGGCGCCTACGGGCCCGGCATCCGCGGCCGCGACGTCAACGACGTCGAGATCGACGGCAACCTCATCACCGGCTTCGACCAGGGTCAGCGGGTGGCGGCCGTCGGCTGGCTCGGGCTCCAGTTCGCCGAGGCCGGCATCGACATCCGCGCCGCGGGCAGCACGCGATCGGTGCTCGACATCCACGACAACGAGATCGCGGCGGCCGACGGCAACGGCACCATCTTCCGGACGTCCGGGAGCGCGACGATGAACGCGCGCCTGGGCCGCAACAGCATCCACGACCTCGGCCTGGCCTCCGTCCTGCCGCAGGGCAACTTCGGCTTCGTCGAGGCCATCTTCTTCGACAGCTCCGACACGAGCAGCCTCAAGCTGCGCGTCGACGGCCTCAGCGTCGACGACATCGGGTCGGGCACGACGTCCAACGCCGACGCGATCTTCAGCACCCTTGACGGCATCTCGCAGCAGCGGGTCGACATCCGCAACTACACGTTCCGCGACAGCTCCGGCGTCGGCGGCCCGCGCGCCAGCGGCGGCGAGTTCGTCACCGGCATCCCCACCGCCACGTCCGGCAGCCGGTTCTCGCTGCGGGTCGCCGACAGCGACATCCGCGACGCCCAGGCCGAGGGCCTGCAGATCGACGACTTCTCCAAGGGCGGCGACGTCACGATCAAGATCCTGGACACGGTCATCAGCCACGTCGGGCTCAGCCAGACGCCCGACCCCGCCGAGCACCCGCTCGGCCGCGCCGACTGCCTGGAGATCACGCCGCGCAACCCGGCGTCGGGCAGCGACTACGCCGTGACCCTGGACGGCGACCGGTTCGACGGCTGCACGGGCAACGGCGTCCAGGTCTGGAACGGCCCCGCGACGCTGAGCGACGTCGTGGCCGCCGCCGTCGACGACCTGTCGATCGACGTGCGCGACACGGTCCTGGCCGGCAACGGCGGCGCCGGGCTGCTCGTCGACGACGTCGGGACGATCGGCGACCTCGCGTTGCGCGCCGCGCGCACGACCGTCACCGGCAACGCGACCGGCCTGGCCCTCCTCGACGCGGCGCCGGGGGCCACCGCGGCGAGCACGATCGACCTCGGCGGCGGGGACCTGGGCAGCCGCGGGCGCAACCGCATCTTCGGCAACGGCCTCGACGTGCGGGCCGCGGGGTCCTTCGCGATCGCCGCCACGCGCAACTGGTGGGGCGATCCCGCCGGCCCGGCGCCCGGGCAGCTCGCCCTGGACGGCGGCGCGACGCTGGCCACCGACCCCCCGCTGGACCAGGACCCCCAGCCCTGA
- a CDS encoding TetR/AcrR family transcriptional regulator has translation MADPPKPPRARYEARRNAVVDAAAAVFARKGFHATSVDDLVEATGLQRGGLYYYMKGKQDLLIRIHERFIEPLLENAREIAARHEPPEVELRLLVHALMQDIAEYRDAVTVFLHEWRIIADGPEWKEVRRARREFEDLFAGCIRRGTDSGVFRELDQRTTMRGIVGMVNSTYQWMDVRGARTPAALADAYADIVLYGIVAPRASASAARKKAAGGTGERRVAPRRKAPARRSPG, from the coding sequence ATGGCCGATCCCCCCAAGCCCCCCCGGGCGCGCTACGAGGCCCGCCGCAACGCCGTCGTCGACGCGGCCGCCGCCGTGTTCGCCCGCAAGGGCTTCCACGCGACCTCCGTCGACGACCTGGTCGAGGCGACCGGGCTGCAGCGCGGCGGCCTGTACTACTACATGAAGGGCAAGCAGGATCTGCTCATCCGGATCCACGAGCGCTTCATCGAGCCGCTGCTGGAGAACGCGCGCGAGATCGCGGCGCGGCACGAGCCGCCCGAGGTCGAGCTGCGGCTCCTGGTCCACGCGCTCATGCAGGACATCGCCGAGTACCGCGACGCGGTGACCGTCTTCCTGCACGAGTGGCGGATCATCGCCGACGGCCCGGAGTGGAAGGAGGTCCGCCGCGCGCGCCGCGAGTTCGAGGACCTCTTCGCGGGCTGCATCCGGCGCGGGACGGACTCCGGCGTGTTCCGCGAGCTCGACCAGCGCACGACGATGCGCGGCATCGTGGGCATGGTCAACTCGACCTACCAGTGGATGGACGTCCGCGGCGCCCGGACCCCGGCGGCGCTGGCCGACGCCTACGCCGACATCGTCCTGTACGGCATCGTCGCGCCGCGCGCGTCGGCGTCCGCGGCCCGCAAGAAGGCCGCCGGCGGCACCGGCGAGCGCCGGGTCGCCCCGCGGCGCAAGGCGCCCGCCCGGCGCAGCCCGGGCTGA
- a CDS encoding GntR family transcriptional regulator, translating to MTATARAYAFAKERILDGRFAGGDLISEGDVAAGVGLSRTPVREAFLRLESEGLLRLYPKRGALVIPVSAAEVESVMETRLLVERFAIEKVIRLGIDLEAELAAAIAHQESVAASEDSRAFVEADREFHRILVAAAGNPILLGLHDSLRDRQSRMNLAALARDERRTRQILEEHRGLAAAVARRDEGLARTRVDAHLHTTLALLRGAPTLLGADPGLPA from the coding sequence CTATGCCTTCGCCAAGGAGCGCATCCTCGACGGGCGCTTCGCGGGCGGCGACCTCATCAGCGAGGGCGACGTCGCGGCCGGTGTCGGCCTCAGCCGCACCCCGGTGCGCGAGGCCTTCCTGCGCCTGGAGTCCGAGGGCCTGCTGCGGCTCTACCCGAAACGCGGGGCGCTCGTCATCCCCGTGTCCGCCGCCGAGGTCGAGAGCGTCATGGAGACGCGGCTGCTCGTCGAGCGCTTCGCGATCGAGAAGGTCATCCGCCTCGGAATCGACCTCGAGGCCGAGCTCGCCGCCGCGATCGCCCACCAGGAGTCCGTCGCCGCCTCGGAGGACTCGCGGGCGTTCGTCGAGGCCGACCGCGAGTTCCACCGCATCCTGGTCGCCGCGGCGGGCAACCCGATCCTGCTGGGGCTGCACGACTCGCTGCGCGACCGCCAGAGCCGGATGAACCTCGCGGCCCTGGCCCGCGACGAGCGCCGCACCCGCCAGATCCTCGAGGAGCACCGCGGCCTGGCCGCCGCCGTGGCGCGCCGCGACGAGGGCCTCGCGCGCACGCGCGTGGACGCGCATCTGCACACGACGCTCGCGCTGCTGCGCGGCGCCCCGACGCTGCTGGGCGCCGACCCCGGCCTGCCCGCGTGA
- a CDS encoding hydantoinase B/oxoprolinase family protein: MRHSLWNANEEHGSIIANLSVSPISLETRDFQTAIISAEGEILFFGPYLQYLAGFMDMVAKFIIERRGEDIRPGDMWLVNDPWIGTAHQPDVNLMCPVFQDGELFCWVANNVHQNDIGGTVPGSFCTNAQDIYYDPVVIPPVRIVKNDEIDVDIESFYRRQSRTPINLALDLRACIAGNHAARQRIYTLIERYGARTVKGVMNGILDASESAFTALLDTIPDGEWSERCYHEVAVTGDRGTYRIELHLKKQGRSITFTNEGTDPEVGAINLPFAALRGTTLAAINVLMLAEQMGVIGGAARQVSYEPVPGTLTCPNYGVAVSPAGIYSTELSMAMSNAVLSKMLLCSSDEAVRDKALSTTPAQWHIHIHAGVNQRGAYYVGPMLDAIIGTTGATRSADGTFANGVWWIPEGRGPNVETYERDWPILYLYRGEDQDSGGAGRFRGGNGGRLAYIPYKGEVAVGVYSAEGVPKTAGLFGGNPGSVGATTLLRGSDVVARLAAGELPGSAAEIEGTVEPVQNKGVALPVDHDAVLEWNWGGSAGYGDPLTRDPARVGADVAAGSVGVASASDTYGVIASEAGEVDAAATEARRAELRTARLRAAGSGDEAGPLDLELPAGAVVIGEDIWVNADDDAYCCAHCGRRTGALSGGHPKEELLVHQHAMEEIGPRFVDPAAFVDDPMVWREYFCPGCATRLATEVARPDDPPFVEIRLDR; this comes from the coding sequence ATCCGCCACAGCCTCTGGAACGCCAACGAGGAGCACGGATCGATCATCGCCAACCTGTCGGTCTCGCCGATCTCGCTCGAGACGCGCGACTTCCAGACGGCGATCATCAGCGCCGAGGGCGAGATCCTGTTCTTCGGGCCCTACCTGCAGTACCTCGCCGGGTTCATGGACATGGTGGCCAAGTTCATCATCGAACGCCGCGGCGAGGACATCCGGCCCGGCGACATGTGGCTGGTCAACGACCCGTGGATCGGGACGGCCCACCAGCCCGACGTCAACCTCATGTGCCCGGTGTTCCAGGACGGCGAGCTGTTCTGCTGGGTGGCCAACAACGTCCACCAGAACGACATCGGCGGCACGGTCCCCGGGTCCTTCTGCACCAACGCCCAGGACATCTACTACGACCCGGTGGTCATCCCGCCGGTGCGCATCGTCAAGAACGACGAGATCGACGTCGACATCGAGTCCTTCTACCGCCGCCAGTCGCGCACGCCGATCAACCTCGCGCTCGACCTGCGCGCGTGCATCGCGGGCAACCACGCCGCGCGCCAGCGGATCTACACGCTCATCGAGCGCTACGGCGCGCGGACGGTCAAGGGCGTGATGAACGGGATCCTGGACGCCAGCGAGTCGGCGTTCACCGCGCTGCTGGACACGATCCCCGACGGGGAGTGGAGCGAGCGCTGCTACCACGAGGTCGCCGTGACCGGCGACCGCGGCACGTACCGCATCGAGCTGCACCTCAAGAAGCAGGGGCGGTCCATCACGTTCACCAACGAGGGCACCGACCCCGAGGTCGGAGCGATCAACCTGCCCTTCGCGGCGCTGCGCGGGACGACGCTGGCCGCCATCAACGTCCTCATGCTCGCCGAGCAGATGGGCGTCATCGGCGGTGCGGCGCGCCAGGTGTCCTACGAGCCGGTGCCCGGCACGCTCACGTGCCCCAACTACGGCGTCGCGGTCAGCCCGGCGGGCATCTACTCGACCGAGCTGAGCATGGCCATGTCCAACGCCGTGCTGAGCAAGATGCTGCTGTGCTCCTCCGACGAGGCCGTGCGCGACAAGGCCCTCTCGACGACCCCGGCGCAGTGGCACATCCACATCCACGCGGGCGTCAACCAGCGCGGCGCCTACTACGTCGGCCCGATGCTGGACGCGATCATCGGCACGACGGGCGCGACGCGCAGCGCGGACGGCACGTTCGCCAACGGCGTGTGGTGGATCCCCGAGGGCCGCGGCCCCAACGTGGAGACCTACGAGCGCGACTGGCCGATCCTGTACCTCTACCGTGGCGAGGACCAGGACTCCGGCGGCGCCGGCCGGTTCCGCGGCGGCAACGGCGGGCGCCTGGCCTACATCCCCTACAAGGGCGAGGTGGCGGTCGGCGTCTACAGCGCCGAGGGCGTGCCCAAGACCGCCGGCCTGTTCGGCGGCAACCCCGGCAGCGTCGGCGCCACGACGCTGCTGCGCGGCAGCGACGTCGTCGCCCGCCTGGCGGCCGGCGAGCTGCCCGGCAGCGCCGCCGAGATCGAGGGGACCGTCGAGCCCGTCCAGAACAAGGGCGTCGCGCTGCCCGTCGACCACGACGCCGTCCTCGAGTGGAACTGGGGCGGCAGCGCGGGCTACGGCGACCCGCTGACCCGCGACCCGGCCCGCGTCGGGGCCGACGTCGCCGCCGGGAGCGTCGGCGTCGCCAGCGCCTCCGACACCTACGGCGTCATCGCGAGCGAGGCCGGCGAGGTCGACGCGGCCGCCACCGAGGCCCGGCGCGCCGAGCTGCGCACGGCGCGCCTGCGGGCCGCCGGCAGCGGCGACGAGGCGGGTCCGCTGGACCTCGAGCTGCCGGCGGGCGCGGTCGTCATCGGCGAGGACATCTGGGTCAACGCCGACGACGACGCGTACTGCTGCGCGCACTGCGGCCGGCGCACCGGCGCGCTGTCGGGTGGCCACCCCAAGGAGGAGCTGCTCGTCCACCAGCACGCGATGGAGGAGATCGGCCCTCGGTTCGTGGATCCGGCGGCGTTCGTCGACGATCCGATGGTCTGGCGCGAGTACTTCTGCCCCGGCTGCGCGACGCGGCTGGCGACGGAGGTGGCGCGTCCGGACGACCCGCCGTTCGTCGAGATCCGGCTGGACCGTTAG
- a CDS encoding FAD-linked oxidase C-terminal domain-containing protein, with translation MPCADAAAGCEAIAALFAAGVQAAAIELVDGGALRAARAAFPVPAALPDGAGFLVVVELDGAPAEVQRLVGEVREAVAPAAMDPYAATGAAELEALARWRDGVSWAVTGVLGAKLSEDVVVPVDRIAGLLAAAEAIGGRHGLPVCTWGHAGDGNLHVSFLLHPGSDDAHGRARLAGGELHAEAVALGGSISGEHGIGHVKRDELGLALGPAGLRVHRAIKDALDPKGLFNPGKKG, from the coding sequence GTGCCGTGCGCCGACGCCGCCGCGGGCTGCGAGGCCATCGCCGCCCTGTTCGCCGCCGGCGTGCAGGCGGCGGCGATCGAGCTCGTCGACGGGGGCGCCCTCCGGGCCGCCCGGGCGGCGTTCCCCGTGCCCGCCGCGCTGCCCGACGGCGCCGGGTTCCTCGTCGTGGTCGAGCTCGACGGAGCGCCCGCCGAGGTGCAGCGCCTGGTCGGCGAGGTGCGCGAGGCGGTCGCGCCCGCGGCGATGGACCCCTACGCGGCCACGGGCGCGGCCGAGCTCGAGGCGCTGGCCCGCTGGCGCGACGGCGTGTCCTGGGCGGTGACGGGCGTCCTGGGGGCCAAGCTCAGCGAGGACGTCGTCGTGCCCGTCGACCGCATCGCCGGGCTGCTGGCCGCCGCCGAGGCGATCGGCGGACGCCACGGCCTGCCCGTCTGCACGTGGGGTCACGCCGGGGACGGCAACCTGCACGTGAGCTTCCTGCTGCACCCGGGCAGCGACGACGCGCACGGGCGGGCCCGCCTCGCCGGCGGGGAGCTGCACGCCGAGGCCGTCGCGCTGGGCGGCTCGATCTCCGGCGAGCACGGCATCGGCCACGTCAAGCGCGACGAGCTCGGGCTCGCGCTCGGGCCCGCCGGGCTGCGGGTGCACCGGGCGATCAAGGACGCGCTGGACCCCAAGGGCCTGTTCAACCCGGGCAAGAAGGGCTGA